In Indicator indicator isolate 239-I01 chromosome 28, UM_Iind_1.1, whole genome shotgun sequence, the genomic stretch TGACCCAGGCAGTAGCAAGCCCAGCTCCCAAGCAAGGCACTGCCCTCTGGACCAGCCATCCAGCCTCATGGGAGGATAGACCTCTGCAGCCAAGGCACCAGCCTTGTCTGCCTTGGTGCAAGGGCTACAACCAGGCAAGGCTGAGAGGGGCAGGAACAGCTATTCTGCTGGGTGAACCCAGCAGCAAGGGGATCATGGTCTTGTACcccagctgtgggcacagaGCATCTGCACTGCGCCAGTGaagcccagagagctgctgtgcagcccTACCTGTTAGCTCCTGAAATGACTTGTAGGGCTTCATGCCAAACCTCTTCCGATACTGATTGAAcggctgcagcctcagctgccGGGATTCCTTGATGACCTCAACAGCCACTTCCAAGACATTTGCATTGATGTTTTGTCCCCCACCAATCTGCAGGGTGAGAATACAAGGAGGAACACACATAAGGCACAAGGCAGCACCAGCATCTGCTCCAGGGGAGCCACTGCACTAAAGTGTCCATGTCCTGGGCACAGTGTAATGGAGACCAACATGTCATTGCAACAGCCAGAAGAGAGGGAATCACTGGACTGTGCTAAAAGCCAGCTGTAGAGCAGCCCGAGTTAAAGTTagtcctgctccagggcaggtCAGGGAATGATGCAGGAGAAGCATGATGAATGGTGACCCAGTGGCCTGGAGTGAAGGGAGAAACTATGAGAGTTTAGGGTCACAGGGAGAACCCAAAGAGCAGTGGGTCTCTGcctcagccttgctgctctgcacaagcAAAGGGTCAGAAATGTGGATGTAATCGCTTGGAAGAAAGCATCCATGTGATGGCAGCAAAGAACACTGCCAGGCAAGCTTCTCCACACCCAGGCTGCTGACCCAGTCTGGGCCAGGAGATCTCAGTTTACTGCAGGCTCCTGGTGACACCATGATGGTGACTACAGTCAACAGGGCTGCCGAGGCCCAGCCTTCCTACCGTGCTTGTGAGGAGGACTCACCACATGCCCACCACGTGCTGGGCTGGGTAGAAGACTCTGTGTGACATGTGACCCTCTGCTGAGCGTTGCTGCTAAGGGCACTGCCTTCACAGTACCACCAGCATCCCTCCTGGGGTCCTACAGCCCCAGAGAAAAGCAGGACCTTACCCTGCCTGCAATCTGCTTGGAAAAGGATCCCACCAGTGCCTCCACACCATAGTCCATGAGCATGGAGGTGTTGTAGAGGAACTGCTCATAGCTGTACTCTTTGCCCTGGATGATGAAGGAGTCGGGCATCAGCCCATGCCAGTGATAGAGCTGGTTGAACTCCACCGCAATGCGATTCCGGTACTGGAACTGCTTCCCAAACAGCAGCTCAGGGTCGAACTTGAGGCTCAGGTAGTACCCACTGAGATGCTGGACATAGTCTTCTATGACGATCTTAATGGTTTCCCCTGGGCaagaggagagaagcagctggcagctggcagcagcaggagctacCAGATCTGTACTCCAAGATGTTACACATGTGCTATGGGCACTGCATCCCTCCACCCATCCACCACCTGAGAGCTTTCTGACTAAAGGCTTGTTGAGTTGGTTGGTCATTTCAGTGAATGATTATTTCACCAGCAAAGATCAGTCTGCCAAAAATGAAACAGTTCCTGAAGGAAGCTGACCTTGATATGCTTCTTGGAGATAATGTGGTGAcctgtctttttttctggaattcGGTCAAAAAAGACTTTTCATGAGATTATAGTAAATTTATAATGAATATCAAAGTGAAATAATTCAAAATGAGGATGAAATTATtctaaattaatattttgatgGACCAAAGCAATGTTTTGCTATAGGGGCCACAAGCAATGATCCACAGAAGGCTACCAGAGAAACTCCTCCAGCCTCTATAAGCAGCCTGGCCACCACCCTCAAATTGAGAGCAACCAACACCCAAATCCTTGGGGCTCGCCTAGGAAGGTGGGACACAGGACTCCACTGTGCCAGTACCCTGCAGCACCTCTTGGCCTTACCAATGAGGATGAGACGAGCTGTCTGGAAGAGCTGCTCATCACTCCAGGTGGGATGCTCCCACTTCAGGATGTCACAGACACGGTTGTGCTCACGCAGCCAGAGTGTGGCATACATGcagagccctggcagcagcccaaACACCTCCTGTCCCATTGccagctgcttttccttggGGGTGGCCGATGGGTAGACCATGTGAACTGGAGCATCAGTGACCATAGGAGGGTACACCTCTCCATCCACCACCTTTCAGAAAGAAGAACAGGATGGCAGAAGGTAGAACAGGATGGCAGAAAGTGAGGAGAAAACTACCCCAGTGAGAGCCTGCTGAGATGGGACCTGCCTCCCTGCTTGCACCTCAGCTCCTCTGTTGCAGGCAGTGCAAGGACAAGAACACCCTCAAAGAATCCTGACTGCAGAATGGCTGCTGCCATCCAAACAGCTACACCCCAAAGCTTGTCCCTCTGACTTGGCATCTGTGGCCAGCAGCCACACAGGGCATCAGGCACGGTGTTTCCTGCGAGCTTCCAGACAACCTTGGGCTTCAAACAACTGTGGAGCACAGGTTGTGTCAGGCAGTACCTGGAATTTCAGCTTCCCATCTCTGAAGAGTCGCAGCTGGTGCTGCCGCTGCAGGTTGTCCCCATACACGTGCCCAAGATCCACCTGCCAAGAAAGCAGTGtcaaggctgccctgagaggccccagtcccctcctcactccctgCAGGCCCCTGTGTCTCACTCACCCCATGCCCTAGTGCCTTGGTAAAGCCACGTCCCATCTTCCCAGATGTCTTGAAGAACTGGTGGGTGAAATGCTGAGCGAAGAAGGCAAACATCAGGTTGGTGCCTTGGGGATCGGCTTCAAACTTCTGCCGCAGCAAGAACCTCTCTGCCAAGAGCTGGGGGTcggggagctgctgcttccctgtgaATGATGGAGATTAAGGGCAGATGCCCCATGCTGACCCAGCTGGGTACCAGTGCTAGTGCTGGAGCTGTAGGTGAGCATTGCTGTATCTCCCATAACACCAGGCACTGACTTGTCTGCACAGACACCTTATAGCCCTCCTACACAGGCTGTGGCATGCCCCAGCAGCTCAATCTGAGCTGTCCCAGCAGTGATTTAGATGCCATCAAACTTCTCCTGCCTGTGAGACCAGCTTGGGCAAGACAGCAGTAGCATGTGACACTGCCAGTGGTGCCTTGCATTTGTGTCATGGCAGCAAAGGCTCAGGCATGGCTGGGTTGAAAACACTGATACCACACTGGGAGCAGATCCAGGGCGCTGCTCTGGTGAGtcagccctgtccccagcaccacatgGTGCCAGTCCCCCCAGGCCAGCCACGTACCTTTGGTGCCCATGGGCGTTGGGCAGCTGTCTGGCACAGGTGGGAGGACACGGGTAAAATAGCTGACATTGGCGTAACCCTCCCAGCTGATGTAGCCATAGTCAGAGTTGAAGGTGGGGGGGCTGGGGATGAGATTGGCACGAGCTGAAAGGAGAGATGGGAGTCACCACTGAGGGGTCCAGGGCAGCATCTCATAGGCTCTGTCCTTGGCCCCTGCTCAGCCCTCAGCGCTGCTAGAGCCCTGCTACCCCAAAACACGGAAAGGTACAGGCAGTGTGGGCATGCGGccatcccaggctctgctctgagccTTTTAAAGGCTGCagttcctcacagcagaggagggcTCGTACTAAAGTGCCAAGTGGATTCTTGGATGATGGATGAGATGACAACCACATAGAAATGGTGAAACCAACAGCCGGAGCCTTGCAAATGTGTCGCTAcggctccaagggctggaacctAAATATTTATGCAAAGTGATGAATGTGGGGACATGAGTAACCAGGACCATATTTCCATAGGCTGCTTTCTGTGCGGCTGCTGAAGAGCCCTTTGGCCCAGGGAGAGCAGTGTGCTGTGAGCCGCCTGTGTTTTCCAGCTGGCTGTTAGCCCAGAGCATGGCTGAGGACACACAGCTGGGGACATGTGACTGGGGACACACAGATGGTCCAGCCTGACCACCTCCTgtaccctgctgctgcctggctgggcagcctcctctgaGAGGGTGATGCGATgacaacctccctgggtctCTTGGTGAGGTGCCTCAAACCTGGtgcccaccatggccatgggATTTTCTCAGCATCACAGCACCCATGCCACCCACACCCAGGGCATCCCAGGTCCTGCTGTACTCCAAAatctgctccaacacctcaccTGTGAGCACAAGCATCATGAGTGTGTCCCGAATGAAGGTGCTGTTGATAATGTCCCAAAACCACTTGAAGTTGGTCAGGACAAAATGGTAGAAGGCAGGACTGGGCTTCAGCAGGTCGTGGAGGCGTGTCCAGAATTCAGCTGTGGGAGACAGACCAGGCAAACAGCTCACCCTGCTAAAGAAACCCACTGACGACCCCAACCCACCCacactgttgctggtgagagCAAGAGCTGCAGGCACCGCATGCCACCCAGAGACCCATCAGTGTGAGAGGTCCTCTGGGCTAGAAGGACTTACGGGAGGTGCAGTTGTCCCCAAAGTATCCTGTCCGTGTACAGTCACACTCGTACCCTTCCAGGCCAACTCTCACACACACTCCTTGGTTCTGGCAGGGGAAATAGCAACAGGGATTCactgcagggagagagagatgtcactgtcatagaatcattaaggttggaaaagacctctgagatcatcaagcccagctgtctacccaacaccaccatgttcactaagccatgtcctgaaggGCCATGTCTACagggtttttgaacacctccagggatggtgactccaccacctccctgggcatcctgtccaATCCACACTGTCACCTTCCTTGTGGAAGTTAACAGTGTCTGAAAAACTTGGGATTGCTAGAGGAACTGTCCGCATCCTCTGTCCACACATCCACAGGTGCTGCAAGCCCCAGCCCCAACTCAGGCTGTTGATGTGCCCTGCCTGGTGCCCCATGCCACCGTCGGACCATGTCACAGTGGTCTCCTGCAAGACTAGGGCTGTGGCCTCGCACACAGGGGCTGCTGTGCCCCTGAAGCCCCATCAGAGGACAAAGCAGGGCAGACACGGTGCTGGTGTTAATAATAACAGCAACTGTCAGGGCTGAAGTTTGCTTTGGCAAGCGGCTCCTCCACCATGCCAAGCGGATGAGAAGGGCTGACCCCTGGGGTTGTTCCCCCAGCTTCTGCCCAGCCCCTTCCTCTGCCGCCTCGGTGCCCCAGCCTGCCGGAGTGAGATAAAGGCCCCTTCCCGCccatcccacagcagcaggatccTGTGGgacagaaggagctgggagcagtgctgccagcaagctgggctggtccTCACAGACCCAGGGTGGGGCCTTTGTGCCAGGAGAACAAAACCACCAAGAGACAAGACCTCCTGGAGCACTCCTGGCTGAGGGGTTCAGTGTGCATTAGCACAATGATGGTGCCCAGGCCCACTGGGACCCGCAGGGACACGGGTGCAACACagactgctcagctctggtgctACTGGCTGTGGGGATGACCAGCACCAAAAGGGACCAAGAGCTGTTCCTGGTGTGCCCAGTGTCATGGCTAATAAAGTAATGTTTCCTGGGCCCATTGGTTGATGCACATGGACTCTGCAGGACCTGGTTCAAATTCTTCCAGAATTTGGGGACAGGTTCCAGCACTGGGGTGGAGGAAAAGGCACACACAATAGAAACCACATTTTTTTCCGAAGGAAATTGCAGCTAAAAATTAACATCTTTGAAAAATAAAGCTACTTCTGTGGAGTTGCTCAGACTCCCAGCTAGCCACAGACTCAGGGCAGGGCATTAGCTGCCCAGGAGTCCAGAGCTTGGTGAGCAGTTCTGACCCTGCTGTGCTCAGCCATGTGACCCTAAATCCCTCACATCATGGGGGCTGGCTTGCGAAGATACACTCAGCCCCTAGCTCTTCCGTCAGACTCCCTTTCATCTCCCATCTTTTCAGGTATCCAGACAGGAAGCAGCAGGCATGTTCTTATTTATCTCAGACAAATTGAGGTCAGACcacctgtttgtttttttgcaagACAGGAATTCTGCAAAGGGCGCCATGTTGCAGCACAGCTGGTGCATCCTCTACTGCATcctctgggctgtgcctgcaccGCCAGCTCTGCACTCAACTCTGCTGCAAACACTGCAAATGCCCAACAGAGCAGCCCCATGCTGAGCCCATTGGAACCAGGGGGATGTGAAGCTGGAACAGGCACAAGGCCAGAAGGATGCTCCATGCCACCAGGTCTGGCATGGCAGGTCACGCCTTGCCCCATGTTTCCAGCTGTCATGGGGAGTCAGGAGATATTCACTTTGCCAGAGATCTCCCCAGTGCAGGGCTCAATGGCTTGCTGTAGCTGAGCACTCCTCCAAGGTGGGTTTGGCAGCACGCCGGGCTTGGCCGAGCTGCCTCATCCCACGGTTCACAGTGGTGTCAGCGCCGCAGGGTCCCAGAGGTGTGGTGGGAGTGGCATGTTCCAGCTAAAAGGGTGGGAGGGGGATGAAGCATGTCCTGATCTGCAACAGCAACCCCCTCATGTCCTTCTGGAGCCTCCCTCCCGCAGCGCCTCTGtgcctctccccagccaggAATCCTGCACCGGCCCTGGCGGGAAGGCTCCAGGTATggagagagctgctgccagcctccgTGCTGGAGCACGGCCCCCTCCGTGACGGCACAGCTGGTGGACACGCTCGATCACCGCTGAAAAATGCCAGATTTTGGGGACAACATCCGCTCTGCAAACCGCAGCCAAAGCAACCTGGGGTGAATCACGGCCAGGCTGGAGCCGGGATTGCTCGATGGAACACAGCTTCACGGCCGCGGGCTTTGAAGACGATGAAAGGCTCCCGCACTGTTCTGATTCAGGGAGGCTTCCTCGGGCCCAGGAGCTGTTCACAGCACAGTCAGTGCAGCCAGATTGTCATCTGCAACCACTTCTGGCAGCATCATGAGCAAAAGCAGTgttccagggctgcagctgctcaccaCGTGGGACTCAGCAATCCTCCTCTGTGCACCTGAGCCAGGCTGCCAACCCCAAAGATGGGCTGTTTGGGgtcagccaggctggctggagggTGTGATGTACCCTCAGGGTTCTTGgtgtggcagcagcctgggttGAAGCTCCATGAACCCCACTGCAGAATAATTGTGCTGAGAGGAGGTGTTTGACCACAGACTGTAGAAACAGGCATGAATCAAAAGTGGTTCTGCCAGAGGTCCCTGTCTGTCCTCACTCAGTGGGGTCTGTGCCTGGCCTGCCCTGCGGCCAGAGCTTGGGCAGTGATGTTTAGGTGCTACTGCACCTCCCATTCACCTGAGCTTTGGAATGGCTGTGAAGAGGATGGTCAGGTTTATTTTGCTGTAACACTTGGACAAAACTGCACCCCTGAAGGCAAGCCAGCAGCCAAGggcagtatctgcaggggaaaACATAGAAACACCATGGGACCGGCTTGGCTCCAACCACAACCAAAGGAAAAGTCTACAGAGAGTAAATATCACTGTTCAGAGCCAAGGTGCAGTCAGCAAGGAGTCAAGTAGAACTGCTCCAAGCAGCAGAGTGAGCAGGAGATACCAGTCTCAGCCCAGCATCCTGTTATTTGGTGCTTGAGAGCAGATCCGAGGGCTAGATTAGGGCTGCGGTCCAGATTAGAGCCGTGGTCCTCCCAGTGCAGTGCTCCTCCTCCCAGGAGCCCAGTGGTTTTGCTAACAGCACCTCAGGGCACAGTGCAGTTCCCCTAATTCCTCAATCAGATATCTTCTTCCTTAATGGAGGCTTGGAAGAGAGTTGTCCTTTCATGTATATCCCAGttatctttttatttccctccaTAGAGTGAAATTTGCTTTGATCTTGGCATGCAACAGCCAGTCAGCTCCAGGTCATGCCTGCACCATCCCAGTGTGCATCTGTCTCAGCTACTTTGGGCATGTGGGTCCCCACTAGGTCTCCAGGTCCTCTCCTGTGCTCAGGGCACAGAGGTGCTGCTCTTGGCTGTCCTCAACTCCCAGCAGGAGCTTCTCAGGGAGATATGACCCATACTGGAACATGGCCGAGCTGCAAGGGAGACCATGCAAAGCCTGTCCCTTGCTTGTCCAGCTCCATCCCATGGGGTCCCTCCTTTAGTGCAGATGTGCCCAGTGAGCCCCACAGCAGGGTGCCCGTTGccttcccagcactgcccctcctcctgcagcactcaCTCCTGTTGCTCCTGGTCTCTCCCTACAGCCTGAGGCTGAAAAACTCAGAGGGGTACAGAGTGGCTTGGCCATGCTGGGGTCACCCAACCCTGCTGTCCCTCGTAGGTGGACctgacagctcctgccagcttGCACCCTGCTCAGATCAGGTCAGTTCTCACATTGTCCCacttcccctgccatggagggGTATCTGCTCAGCCTGTGCACATTCTGGGGGCTCTTGGATTTGGGCACATCCGACAGCCCCAGCAGACTGTTGGAGATGGGGTCACCACCAGCACTGTCTGCACCACAGGTGGCTAGAGCTCCACTGAGGGATGCAGCCCACATGCCTGGGCTGGGTTTGCTGAGAACATCAGTGAGGAGCTGTAAAACCTGAAAAGGGCCACAGCGTTTCCCTGGAGGGCAGGAGGTAATTTCATGGAAGAGGGACTGGAGTCAATGCCACATTAAGGACCTGGAGGAAACTGCACTGTAGGGTGTAGGGATGGACTTGATGGGATTTGAgatgtggttttattttgcaaCATGCTCTGTGGATGCCTGCCATAAGCAGCATTACTCCTTGGCATCCCCTGGTGCACAGGAAGCctgagaccaccatggctgtgCCAGCATATGGTGAACTGCTGCAGCATGTAGACATGGAAATGAACGGATGGCTCAGGCCACTGGagccatccctgctgctcccagccctccaCCCTCACCCCTAAACTGCAGTCTCACCTGGTATGTGTttggggagagcagggaagggccCTGTCTGCCAGTGCTCATGGATATTGTCTCGTTTCTTCTAAGGAGCCCTGCCCCAGATGGGTGCTGCTCCTTAACCCAGTGGTGGGACCACCCTGGGCTGGCCTTGCTCTCATCCTAACTAGGGCCTCTTGGGACAGCACTGGTCTTGGCGGGGACCTCTTGGGACAGCTCTGTCGTGCAGCCACACTTGGGCCACTGACAGTTCCTCCTGCCCCTGCGTGTGGTCCCTGCATGGCCACAGCGGGAGGTACCAGGGAAGTTTGGTCTTCATGGGTGACTTTGCTCTCTGGTCAGGCGTGACGAGCCaaaccctgcagctcctgggactCTGTCCAAGGCAGTGTCCTCGGGGCTCACGCTGCCACTGCCCTGTCCTGCGCCCCAGGCACTGTGTCCGGGTCCGGGCAGCGACAGCGTGACGACCATTCCGGGGTGGTGGGCACGATCCTGCCTTGGGAACCCCCGGGAGCAGGGACCCTTCCCTCAGCCCAGGGGTAAACTTGCCGACCTCTCCCGGCAACCGCTCCGCGACTCCTGCGCCTCCGAGAGGTGCACCTTTGGGACCAGGTCCCCCCGCATTCCACGGTACGGAGCCCCCGGGGCCCGGTCCCGCCTCGCTCCCCAGGTCCCTCCCGTGCGGGATGTCGCCACTCCTGCCAGTACCGAATCCCGTGGGACTCCCTCCCGGTGCCGGCTCCCTCCCCGCATACCGGAGCCGTCAGTCGCGGCGCTCCCGGCGGCGGACAGCAGCAAAGCGTGGACGAGGAGCAGCCGCAGCCCGGCCAGGCACAGTCTTGCGGCGGGAGGGTCCCGGGCCCGGCACCCACCTCCCATGGCGAGACGCAGCTCCGCCGCGTACCGCCGCCGTCCCTGGCGCGGCCCCGCCGCCCCCGCCCCCGCCGCGCCTCCCCCCGCCTCTGACGGGACGGAGCCGCCTCCAACGGCCCGGCCCGCCGAGGGAGGCTGACCCGGCCCGCGCACCCCTCCCGGGGCATCCCGTGGCCACCTTTGGGTCCCCGGCCATGTCCCGAGTTCTAAGTCCCCCGGGAGCCCATTCCCAGGCCCCCCAGTGTCTCTCTCAGTTCCCACCTCCTCGAGCATCTCCATAGCCATCTTCTGGCCCCCATGTCCCCCTGCATCCCCGTGTCCATGCTCTGGTCCCCATATTCCCCAGCATCCCCATGCCCACAGCCTGGTCCTCATGTCCCCAAGGACCCCCATACCCTGAGCCATAAGCTCCCTGCCTGAGTCCCCACTCCCTGGGGCACCCTGTTACAGCTCAggcaccagcaccagccccaAAACGTAGCCATGGCCTGTGGGCCCAGCTCAGATCCCTCTGACCCActgcaggaggctgcccaggcagcgCTGCCCGGTTGGTGCcaggtgccaggctgcccagagctgccagcagccagaaaCACTGAGTTTATCAGTGAAACCATCGCCGGGTGTTTCCTGCCTGGCCTCTTTACCCCTGCAGCGACACCGGGGACAGGATcgggccagcccagcccagcccagccaggcacCAGCCACCCTGCAGGGGAGTGCATCCAGCTGGGAGAGGCTCTGTGCATGCCTAGGGTGGGCAAGGACACCATGGGCTGCAGACCTTGCTGCGCAAGCCTCAGTAGATGTCCTCAAGCCTGCAGTCACACAGAGGAcggggtgctgctgcttgccctgCCTTGTGCTACTctatggcagcagcagagaccccagcacagagctgggtgTTTTTCAAGATTGTCTTGGGTTTTCCTGTCATCTCCTTGCAGAGCAGTAGGaagcccaggcagggctggggagcgcTAGGTTCCTGTGTGGTTCTGGTGCAGTCCTTTCATTctgcacagaaagcagctgtaGGGTGGGGATGGGTCAGGAACAGGGCTGTGGGAGCAGAGCTCACGCTTTGAGGTTTTGTGGGGTTTCGGCAGCAGGGAGGGACCATCCTCCAGGGCATGAGGCCTTCAGAGGTGTTCCAAAACTGAACAAGAGCCTCAGATCTATCTTCAGTGGGCAAATGCATCAGCTGGGACACAAATATGATCTCAGTGGGCTCCTGacatgctgcagcagggtggggaCCCCAGATGCCTCCCAGTGACGCTGGAAAGGAGGGGCAGGTTTGGCTGTGCATGTACTTGGTGTGGCCAGCGTCTGCTGTGGCCAgcgctgctcctgcctgctgccagcctacCTGTGGGCAGTGCCATCCCTCTGGGCACTGCATGCTCACCCACTTGTCCCATCCTCTGGCATCtggatgaagagcagctgagctaCTTGGATGGGCATTAAATACAAAGTATTTGGTGATTCAGTGCAGATAGATGGATTTTGGTGGGATGTCGGAATGGTTTCAGTAGGAGCATGGGAGCTGGTGTCAAACACTCACCCAGGTGCTGCCCTGTACCCCTGGGCCCATGTCTGTGTGCTACAGGGCTGCAGGAGTGAGGCAGTGATGGTCCCACCACATGCTGCTGCCGCCAGCCACATAGAGTCACAGCCCCACAGAGAACAAAGCAGTTTACCCTGTGGTGTGTCTTTGCCACCTCTGGctcccacctttcctcctctccctggaCTGAGAGTCTAGCACTGCTGGCCACAGAATTGGGACTTGGAAGAGTCTGACTCCCTCACATCTTCAGGGGCAACTTGGCAGCCCTTGGGGATGTCCCAGCTCTGGGAGCACTCT encodes the following:
- the PTGS1 gene encoding prostaglandin G/H synthase 1, with amino-acid sequence MGGGCRARDPPAARLCLAGLRLLLVHALLLSAAGSAATDGSVNPCCYFPCQNQGVCVRVGLEGYECDCTRTGYFGDNCTSPEFWTRLHDLLKPSPAFYHFVLTNFKWFWDIINSTFIRDTLMMLVLTARANLIPSPPTFNSDYGYISWEGYANVSYFTRVLPPVPDSCPTPMGTKGKQQLPDPQLLAERFLLRQKFEADPQGTNLMFAFFAQHFTHQFFKTSGKMGRGFTKALGHGVDLGHVYGDNLQRQHQLRLFRDGKLKFQVVDGEVYPPMVTDAPVHMVYPSATPKEKQLAMGQEVFGLLPGLCMYATLWLREHNRVCDILKWEHPTWSDEQLFQTARLILIGETIKIVIEDYVQHLSGYYLSLKFDPELLFGKQFQYRNRIAVEFNQLYHWHGLMPDSFIIQGKEYSYEQFLYNTSMLMDYGVEALVGSFSKQIAGRIGGGQNINANVLEVAVEVIKESRQLRLQPFNQYRKRFGMKPYKSFQELTGEEEKAAELEELYGDIDALEFYPGLLLEKPQPNGIFGESMVEIGAPFSLKGLFGNPICSPEYWKPSTFGGATGFEIVKTASLKKLVCLNVKKCPYVAFRVPHEVQNGSPRGGGPSTEL